A window from Salvia miltiorrhiza cultivar Shanhuang (shh) chromosome 2, IMPLAD_Smil_shh, whole genome shotgun sequence encodes these proteins:
- the LOC131011752 gene encoding maltose excess protein 1-like, chloroplastic isoform X1, whose translation MADSLLLKYKVKLQTYGQPHSCPKTPNPELFSRDQLHFRGDINYELHLKKRIISRQSITCSRLKPVSAVSSDGAHSISREPLQVKHKNFEEWDSLTAKFAGAANLPFLLLQLPQIILNYRNLMAGNRSALLAVPWLGMLTGLLGNLSLLSYFIKKGETEAVAIQMLGVVSIYVVILQLAMAEAMPLSHFVVTSIVTATGVVLNLMKHFNLLSTGIWKSWEEFITIAGLSALPQVMWSTFIPFVPNTVLPGIIALLTAVLAVSMARMGKLSKKGINILGSVSGWTATLLFMWMPVAQMWTNLLNPENVKGLSAVTMLLAMIGNGLLIPRALLTRDLMWFTGSTWACVFYGWGNLVCLYCFNSISWEFFLASTLGFLAWIGITFWRDAQVHGHPSSFTSLKDLIFGH comes from the exons ATGGCGGATTCATTATTGCTCAAGTATAAGGTAAAGCTGCAGACTTATGGACAACCTCACTCTTGTCCCAAAACCCCTAATCCGGAGTTATTTTCGCGTGATCAACTGCATTTTCGAGGAGACATAAACTATGAACTACACTTGAAGAAGAGGATCATTTCACGCCAATCCATCACTTGCTCTAGGCTCAAACCAGTCTCTGCTGTAAGCTCAGACGGTGCACATTCCATAAGCCGG GAGCCACTGCAAGTGAAACACAAGAACTTTGAGGAATGGGACTCATTAACAGCAAAATTCGCTGGAGCTGCAAATCTACCGTTTCTCTTATTGCAGTTGCCTCAGATCATACTCAATTATCGGAATCTGATGGCAGGGAATCGATCTGCACTTTTGGCTGTTCCATGGCTG GGTATGCTTACTGGATTGCTCGGGAATCTTTCTTTgctctcatattttatcaaGAAGGGGGAAACTGAAGCAGTGGCGATCCAGATGCTAGGAGTCGTATCCATATATGTGGTCATCTTGCAGCTAGCTATGGCTGAAGCTATGCCTCTTTCTCATTTTGTTGTCACTTCGATAGTGACTGCAACCGGTGTCGTTTTAAACTTGATGAAACACTTCAATTTGCTTAGTACTGGAATCTGGAAATCTTGGGAAGAATTCATTACCATAGCAGGACTATCGGCACTTCCACAA GTCATGTGGTCGACTTTCATCCCATTCGTTCCAAATACTGTCTTGCCAGGCATCATTGCCCTTTTGACTGCAGTGCTTGCCGTTTCTATG GCGCGCATGGGAAAACTCTCGAAGAAAGGTATAAACATTCTTGGATCAGTCTCTGGATGGACAGCCACTCTTCTCTTTATGTGGATGCCTGTTGCACAGATG TGGACAAATCTTCTGAATCCTGAAAACGTGAAAGGTCTGTCAGCTGTGACGATGTTGCTGGCCATGATTGGCAACGGGCTGCTAATCCCACGAGCATTGCTTACTCGAGATCTAATGTG GTTCACTGGTTCGACTTGGGCGTGTGTTTTCTACGGATGGGGGAACCTCGTCTGCCTATACTG CTTCAATAGTATCAGCTGGGAGTTCTTCTTGGCTTCAACTCTTGGCTTTCTTGCTTGGATAG GAATCACTTTCTGGAGAGATGCACAAGTCCATGGACATCCCTCATCCTTCACTTCTTTGAAGGATCTCATTTTTGGACATTGA
- the LOC131011752 gene encoding maltose excess protein 1-like, chloroplastic isoform X2, which yields MADSLLLKYKVKLQTYGQPHSCPKTPNPELFSRDQLHFRGDINYELHLKKRIISRQSITCSRLKPVSAEPLQVKHKNFEEWDSLTAKFAGAANLPFLLLQLPQIILNYRNLMAGNRSALLAVPWLGMLTGLLGNLSLLSYFIKKGETEAVAIQMLGVVSIYVVILQLAMAEAMPLSHFVVTSIVTATGVVLNLMKHFNLLSTGIWKSWEEFITIAGLSALPQVMWSTFIPFVPNTVLPGIIALLTAVLAVSMARMGKLSKKGINILGSVSGWTATLLFMWMPVAQMWTNLLNPENVKGLSAVTMLLAMIGNGLLIPRALLTRDLMWFTGSTWACVFYGWGNLVCLYCFNSISWEFFLASTLGFLAWIGITFWRDAQVHGHPSSFTSLKDLIFGH from the exons ATGGCGGATTCATTATTGCTCAAGTATAAGGTAAAGCTGCAGACTTATGGACAACCTCACTCTTGTCCCAAAACCCCTAATCCGGAGTTATTTTCGCGTGATCAACTGCATTTTCGAGGAGACATAAACTATGAACTACACTTGAAGAAGAGGATCATTTCACGCCAATCCATCACTTGCTCTAGGCTCAAACCAGTCTCTGCT GAGCCACTGCAAGTGAAACACAAGAACTTTGAGGAATGGGACTCATTAACAGCAAAATTCGCTGGAGCTGCAAATCTACCGTTTCTCTTATTGCAGTTGCCTCAGATCATACTCAATTATCGGAATCTGATGGCAGGGAATCGATCTGCACTTTTGGCTGTTCCATGGCTG GGTATGCTTACTGGATTGCTCGGGAATCTTTCTTTgctctcatattttatcaaGAAGGGGGAAACTGAAGCAGTGGCGATCCAGATGCTAGGAGTCGTATCCATATATGTGGTCATCTTGCAGCTAGCTATGGCTGAAGCTATGCCTCTTTCTCATTTTGTTGTCACTTCGATAGTGACTGCAACCGGTGTCGTTTTAAACTTGATGAAACACTTCAATTTGCTTAGTACTGGAATCTGGAAATCTTGGGAAGAATTCATTACCATAGCAGGACTATCGGCACTTCCACAA GTCATGTGGTCGACTTTCATCCCATTCGTTCCAAATACTGTCTTGCCAGGCATCATTGCCCTTTTGACTGCAGTGCTTGCCGTTTCTATG GCGCGCATGGGAAAACTCTCGAAGAAAGGTATAAACATTCTTGGATCAGTCTCTGGATGGACAGCCACTCTTCTCTTTATGTGGATGCCTGTTGCACAGATG TGGACAAATCTTCTGAATCCTGAAAACGTGAAAGGTCTGTCAGCTGTGACGATGTTGCTGGCCATGATTGGCAACGGGCTGCTAATCCCACGAGCATTGCTTACTCGAGATCTAATGTG GTTCACTGGTTCGACTTGGGCGTGTGTTTTCTACGGATGGGGGAACCTCGTCTGCCTATACTG CTTCAATAGTATCAGCTGGGAGTTCTTCTTGGCTTCAACTCTTGGCTTTCTTGCTTGGATAG GAATCACTTTCTGGAGAGATGCACAAGTCCATGGACATCCCTCATCCTTCACTTCTTTGAAGGATCTCATTTTTGGACATTGA